A segment of the Thermanaerothrix sp. genome:
TTCCCGGGTGAGCTTCAGGGAGCCGTCGGGGGCCCGGTCGAACTGGACCCCCAAAGCCACGAGATCCTGGGCTATCCGGGAGCTCTCCCGAATCATGAGACGCACCGCCTCAGGGTCGTTGTGGCCGCACCCGGCCCTTAGGGTGTCCTGCACGTGGGACTCCTCGTCCTCTGGGCCCTGGCATATGGCGATGCCCCCCTGGGCTAAGCCGCTGTTGGTGTCCTTCGGCAGGTCGCTCATGACCACCGCGGTCTTCAGGGAGGAAGGCAGGTTCAGGGCGGCGAACAGACCCCCCACGCCGGCGCCTATGACGATGACGTCGAAGCGGTTGCGGTCCGTGGGTTCCCCCTCGAAGGGGGAGAGGTATCTCACGTCATACCACCTCCAGCATCCGCTCCAGCGAGGCCCTGGCCCGGTCTATGGTGTCCTGGGGCAGGATTATCTCCTGGGTCTCCTCCTTGAGGGAACGGAGTATGGAGGAAAGGGTGGTGCGCTTCATGTTGGGGCACACCGGGGCGGGGGAGAGGGTGTGGAAGGTCTTGTGGGGGCAGCGTTTTTTAAGCCCGTGCAGCATCCCCTCCTCGGTGCCCACGATGAACTCCATGGCGTCGGAGGAGGCGGCGAAGTCAAGCATCTGGGATGTGCTTCCCACGAAGTGGGCCATCTGCACCACCTCTTCGGGGCACTCCGGGTGGGCCATGAACAGCGCGGAAGGGTGCTCCGAAAGGGCCGCCTCCACCTGCTCCCGGGTCATGCGCTCATGGGTGGGGCAGAAGCCCTCCCAGGGGATTATCCGCACCTCCGGCACCGCTTTTTGCACGTACCGGGCCAGGTTTCGGTCCGGGGCGAATATGACCTCTCTTGCGTTGAGGGAGCGCACCACCTTGGAGGCGTTGGAGGAGGTGCAGCATACGTGGCACTCCCCCTTGACCTCCGCGGAGGTGTTGACGTAACAGACCACCGGCACGCCGGGGTGTTTCTCCTTGAGGCGCCGCAGGTCCTCTGGCGCCACCATGTCCGCCATGGGGCATCCCGCCGCAGGTTCCGGCAGGAGCACCTTTTTGTTGGGGGAGAGGATCTTGGCGCTCTCCGCCATGAACCTTACGCCGCAGAAGACGATGATCCGGTGGTCCGTTCTGGCGGCCGCCCGGCTCAGCTGAAAGGAATCCCCCACCAGATCCGCCACGTCCTGCACCTGTGGGATCTGATAGTTGTGGGCCAGGATTACAGCCCCCTTCGCCTCCTTGAGGCGAAGGATTTCGGACCTTACTTCGTTGAGATCCATTTCCTCCGGTCTCCTTTTGGATTTTTGAGTTTGAGGCTTTTCCCCCCGCCGCCGCGGTTTCAGCTGCGAGGAGCTTGTGATTTGCATTACAAATGCTAAAAAAAGGCCCATTTTTGCTACATAATAGCACACCCGCCGGGATTGTCGGATACCCCAGGGTGCCCCGGGTGGGATTGACATATTTGAGAAACGGAGTAGAGTATGGCCCGAAGAGAGAGTGAAAAAAGGAACAATGCTTACTATATAAACCAAAAGTTTGGGGGTGTCCGAGTTGTGGGAGAAGAACAACTCCATATATGACGTGAAGGAGATAAGGACCAGGACCACCTGTTACCTGGGCGTGGGGGCCATAGATAAGGTGGACCCCATAATGGAGAGTCTTTCGTCCATGGGGCACCGGAAGGTGCTGGTGGTGTCCGGCAGGTCCTCCTACAGGACCTGTTGGGGGAAGGTGCTCAAGGCCTTTGAGAAGCACGGGATGACCTACGTGCACTACGACCGCATAACCCCCAACCCCACCGTGGACTCGGTGGACGAGGCGGCCCGGATGGCCAGGGAGTTCGGGGCCACCGCGGTGGTGGCCATAGGTGGAGGGAGCCCCATAGACTCCGCCAAGAGCGCCGCCATACTGATGGAGTACAAGGACAGGACCGCTAGGGACCTGTACGAGCTCAAGTTCACCCCGCTGAAGGCGGCGCCGGTGGTGGCCATAAACCTCACCCACGGCACCGGCACCGAGGTGGACCGCTTCGCGGTGGTGAGCATTCCGGAGAAGGAGTACAAGCCCGCCATCGCCTACGACTGCATATATCCCCTGTTCGCCATCGACGACCCGTCCCTCATGACCGGCCTTCCGGAGGACCAGACCCGGTACGTGTCCATCGACGCCCTAAACCACGTGATAGAGGCCTGCACCACCGTGGCGGCGAGCCCTTACTCCATCCTCCTGGCCAAGGAGACCGTGCGGCTGGTGGCGGAGTACCTGCCCAAGGCTCTTGAGGACCCTAAGGACTTGGAGGCTCGCTACTACCTGCTTTACGCCTCCATGATAGCCGGCGTGGCCTTCGACAACGGGCTTCTGCACTACACCCACGCCCTTGAGCATCCCCTGTCGGCGGTGAAGCCGGAGCTTCCCCACGGGCTTGGGCTTGCCATGATAGTGCCCGGGGTGGTGAAGAACATCTACCCCGTAAGGGCCCAGGTGTTGGCGGAGGTGCTCGCCCCCATAGTGCCGGGCCTTGAGGGCGACCCAAGCGAGGCCGTGAAGGCCGCGGAGGGGCTGGAGGAGTGGCTCTTCTCCGTGGGCGTGACCCACAAACTCTCGGACCAGGGATTCGGGGAGGAGCACGTGTCCAAGCTGGTCCACCTGGCCAAGACCACCCCGTCCCTTGATACCCTGCTGAGCCTTGCGCCGGTGAAGGCCACGGACCAGGTGATCGAGGACATCTACCGGTGCTCCTTGAGCCCCTTAAGGTCCTCCTCTGTCTTAAGGTAGCGCAAAAAACGCAAAAAACGCTTAAAGCTCCCTCGTCTCCTCCTTAAAACGCCCAGGGCCCCCGGTCGTCCCGGAGGCCCTGGGCTGTCCTCACCTTTGGGCTACTCCTTTGGGGACTTGAGGACCCCAAGCATCACCGCGGTGAGGCCTGCGCCCAAGGCTATGGAAAGGGCGTACATACCGAGGTTCCCAACCGCTCCTGGTATGGGGAGGACGAAGACGCCTCCGTGGGGGGCCCTCAGCGTGCAGTGGAAGCCCATGGAAAGCGCCCCCGCCAGGGCGGAACCCGCCATTATTGAGGGGATGACCCTTATGGGGTCCGCCGCGGCGAAGGGTATGGCCCCCTCGGTGATGAACGACAGGCCCAGCACCCCCGAGGCCTTCGCGGCCTCCCGCTCCTCCCCCGAGAACTTGCCGGGGAAGATCATGGAGGCCAAGGCTATCCCAAGCGGAGGGGTCATACCCGCCGCCATCACCGCCGCCATGGGCTCGAAGGAGCCGCTCCCTAGAAGCCCCACCGCGAAGGTGTACGCCGCCTTGTTTATGGGGCCCCCCATGTCAAAGGCCATCATGGCCCCAAGGAGCAGTCCCAGCAAGGCGGCGTTGGAGGCGCTCATGCCCTTTAAAGCCCCGGTGGTGGCGTCCATGAGGGCCTTTACGGGGGTCCCAACCACGTAGAGCATGAGCAGTCCGGTGATGAGGGAGGAAATAAGGGGTATCACCAGAACCGGCATCAGCCCCTGAAGACCCTTGGGCAGCCGTACCTTTTGGGATATGAACAGGGCGCTGTAGCCCGCGATGAACCCCGAGGCTATGCCCCCAAGGAAGCCTGAGCCTATCTGGCTTGCCAGCATGCCGCCTATGAAGCCGGGGGCCAGGCCGGGACGGTCCGCGATCGAGTAGGCCATGTACGCGGAGAGCACCGGAACCATGAGGGCGAAGGCCGCGCCGCCGCCTATCTTCATCAGCGCCCACGCCAACGTGCCCTCCTGCTCGAAGGCCTTTATGCCGAAGGCGAACGAAACGGCTATGGAGAGCCCGCCGGCCACCACCAGGGGTATCATGTAGGAAACCCCCGTCATGAGGTGCTTGTATACCCCCTTGGCTGGAGCTTTCGCCGGGGTCTGGGCTTGGGGGGCCTCCTTATGCCCCGCGCCGCCTTTGGCCTTCTCCTCCGGGACCGGTTCCTTCAACAGCCGCTCTATGAGCCCCTTGGAGTCCTTTATGGCCTCCCCGGTTGATACCGACAGCACCCGCTTGCCGTGGAAGCGGTCCTTCTCAACCTTGGTGTCCGCCGCTATGATCACCCCGTCCGACAGGGCTATGTCCTCGGCGCTTAGAAGGTTCTCCGCTCCTGCGGATCCCCGGGTCTCCACCTTTATCTCGTGTCCCATCTCCCTGGCGGCCAGTTTTAACGCCTCCGCCGCCATGTAGGTGTGGGCTATGCCGGTGGGGCAGGAAGTTACCGCCACTATCTTAGCCATGAAAGCCACCTCCCGTTCGTCTTGGGGCTGATAAACAGCCATCTAGTTTGTATTTTTGTATCTTGCGGGCGCCAACCCGGAGGGACTCATGAAACTTAAAGGCCTCGTCCAACCATCGGCTTCGCCGGCGTGGGGCATCTGCCCCTTCCCCTAGTCCAGCTCTCCCTCCATCTGGCAGATCAAACCGTAAGCCTCCTCCGAGGAAGAGGCGGACAGAAGCCCCTCCCGGAAGCGTTGGTGCATGAGAAGCCTTGCTATGCTGGAAAGCGCTTTGAGGTGTTCCCCGTGGTCTTCCTTAGGCACCGCGATGAGGAAGAATATCCTGGCCTTCGTGCCGTCCAGGGATCCCACGTCGACGCCCTCAATGGTTCTGCCCATGGCGATCCCAGGACGCGCCACGTGGGAGGATTTGGCGTGGGGGATAGCCACCCCGTGCCCTACCCCGGTGGTGCCCAGTGCCTCCCGATCTGCCACGTCCGCAAGATACCCCTTAAGATCCGTGACGATCCCGTCCCTCCGCAACGCCTGGCCAAGACGCTCCAGGATCAGGTCCTTCCGGTTCTCCCTAAGGTCCAGGAGAACCCTGCCCGCAGTTAACAGCTCCCCAATCATGCTCCCACCTCCGATATCTTTATCCGCCTTGCGAGCTCCATGGCCCTATGGGGCTCCACCCTCGGCGGGTCCAGCTTGGTTATGGCGCAGATGGCGAAGGCGGCCCCAAGGGAGGCGGTCTCCCTTAAGGTCATCCCCCCAGCCATCCCCAGCGCCATGGCGGCCACCATGGCGTCCCCCGCCCCCACGGTGGTGAGGGCCTCCACCTTGGGGGGCCTTGCGAGCAGGGTCTCGTCCTTTGAGAAGAACAACGCCCCCTCCGCCCCAAGGGACAGGGCCCCCACCGAGATCCCCGCCTCCCGGAGCTCCACCGCCGCCTCCAGGATTTCGCCGGGGCCCTCCTTGAGGCTTAAGACCTCCGACAGCTCCTTAAGGTTGGGCTTTATCCCGTGGGGACGGGCCTCAAGGGCAAGCCGCAGGGGTTCCCCGCTGGTGTCCACGATCACCCTTTTGCCCAGATCCTTTGCGAACCTGGTAAGGTGCGCCCACGTGTCCTTAGGGCACCCAGGAGGCAGGCTCCCGGACAGCACCACCACCGATGCTCCACACCCCCTGATGGCGTCCTCGATGGACCCCAGCATCCAGGGCCGCCAATTGAGGCCCGGAAGGTTGATGTCCGTCACGGCGTGGGTCAGAAGGTCCGACACCTTTATGTTCTCCCGCACCCTGCCCGGAACTACGGTGAAACACCCCCGTACGCCCCGCTTGCGAAGGGACTCCATGAAGAAGCTAAGGTCCTCTTCCCCCATGATCCCCAGCGCAGTGACGTCCCGGTGGCCGTAGTCCCCCAGGAAGGAGGCCACGTTTATGCCCTTCCCGGCGGCCCCCACGTGGTCGCTTTGTGCCCTGTTTACCTCCCCCACCTTGAGGCCATGGACGAAGACGGTCCTGTCCTTGGCGGGGTTGAGGGTAACCGTGGCTATCCCCATCTCTTCCATGTGAGGTCCTCCGCCACCTGGATAACCGGCACGAGGGACGCCAGGTCCCTTACGTCCTCTTCCCTAGCCCCCCAGTCGGTTACAAGACACTCCAGATCCTCCAGGGGAAACATGCGGCACCCGGTCTGAACCTTGAGCTTCGTGTGGTCCGCCAAGAGGTACGAACGGCCCGCCGCCTTCAGCATGAGACGCTTGGTGTTTGCCTCCTCGTGGTTTGGAGTGCTGGCCCCAAATTCGGGATCCACTCCGTTGGCCCCTATGAACGCCGCGTCAAACCGCAGATTCTCAAGGCTCAGGTCCGCCAGGAACCCCACCAGGGACCGGGGGCCCTTCCGCATGATCCCCCCTATCACCCAAAGCTCCACCGCCGGGTCCGCCATGAAGAGCTGCGCCACGTCCAGGGAGTTGGTGGCCACCGTGATCCGCCTGCCCGCAAGGCACCGGGCCGCCTGAAGGGTGGTGGTGCCGGAATCTATGAATACCCGCTCCCCGTCCCGGACCAGCTCCGCCGCCGCCCGGCCTATGGCCCGCTTCTCCTCCAGGTTCCTTATGCGCTTCTCCTTGAAGGACAGCTCCGCCCCGTAGCCCGCGGGCAGCGCCCCTCCGTGGGTGCGCCTTATGAGCCCCCGCTCCTCAAGGTCCCTGAGGTCCCGCCTAACCGTTGCCTCCGATGCCCCTATCTCCCGGGCTATCTGGGCCACCGACGTGGCCCCCAGGTTTACCCGGGCAAGCACCGCCGCCCGGCGCTCCTCCGGCAGCAAGGCGCCACCTCCCTTTGATTGAATTTGATTGATGTTGAACGTTTTTGATTATTTTATCCCCCTCGGGACATAAAGCAAGAGGGGAGGGGGTTTTTCGTGGTTTCGTGGCCCCAGGACCACGTCTTCCCCTTCCCCTTAGGCCTTTGAAGGATACAAATGGAGTGAGTAGAGCTTGACTTTTATTGTTCTTTTCTGGTGTTCCCCGCGGTTGCGGCAAGGGCGAAGATCAGCACCATGGCCCCGCCTACGGCCTCTCCGGTGGATGGCGTCTGCCCAAGAAGCATCATCGCAAGAGCGGTGGCGTAAACCGGCTCCAGGCCGGAGACCAGCGCCGCCTTGGAGGGGCTCACGGTGCCCATGGAGGCTATGAATAGCCCGTGGGCCAGGGCGGTGAAGAGGACCCCCATGGATAGTAGCCCCAAGAGCTTGGGCAGGGTCATCGCCGGCGTTGGGTTTAAGAGAAGCCCCGGGGATAGGAGCAGGAAGGCCCACCACTGTTGGATGCATGCCACCCGGAAGGGGTTGTTGCCCTTCACCAGCCGGGAGTTGAGGACCGCAAGGCCCGCGAAGGTGGCGCTGGACGTAAGGCCCCAGAGGATACCCGCAAGGCTCAACCCCCCCAAGCCCCGGCTCGAGGCCATGACCCCTATGCCCGCCAGGATGCCGCCGCCTAAGATAAGATCCCTGGCGGAGGGCCTTGAGATGCCAAGAAGGGCCTCCAACCCCATGGTGAAGAGCGGAAAGGAGGCGAACGCAAAGGTCCCCACCGCCACGGAAGAGACCCTTATGGATTGGAAGAAGCTCCACCAGTGCAGGGCCAATATGGCCCCGCCCCCGGCGGCCCAAAGGCGGTCCCGTCCTTTTATGGGGGGGATCTTAAGGAGCTTGAGAACCGGAAAGAGGGAAGCGGACGAGATAAGACACCGGCTTATGGTCACGAACCAGGAGGGCATGTCGAGCCAGGAGGACGCCACCCCGCTCATGCCGAAGAGAGCCACCGCCAGGTTGAGCCATACGAGCCCCCGAAGGCCCGGTGATGCCATAAAAATACCCCCCTAACGGGCCCATGGGGCCCCGCTGGTCATCTTGATGTTGGGCTAGTGCACAAGCCCTCGCCCCCTCGTTGGGACCGATTGGGGGGATTCTAAGCCATTTCCTCCTCCGCTGGGAACAACCTGCCCGAGGATGCCTTGGATTCGATTATAAGACGCCGTATGGAGCGAGGATCCTCCAAAGGTGGGGTGCCATCGCGACCCCTAAAGGACAGGAAAAGGGGGGCAAGCCACGAGCGGATCCCAAGCCGCCGTAGGTCCTCCCGCCGCAGAGCTCCGGCTCGCCTTGCCCTTACCATGGCCATGGCCCCCTTGGGGCCTATGCCCGGGACCCGCATGAGCTCCTCCACCTCCGCCCGGTTGGCGTCTAACGGGAAGAGATGATAGTTCCTCAGGGCCCAGCCGGTCTTGGGGTCCAGATCCCTGTCCAGGAACTCCCGGTCCCCCAGTATCTCCTTTGGGGTGAAGCCGTAATCCCGGATGAGGAAGTCCCCCTGATAGGCCCGGAGCTCCCGCAGCCTGTCCGGCGGGCTGTGGGGAAGCCGTTGGTCCTGGATCACCGGCACGTAGGCGGAGTAGTAGACCCGGCGGAGGTTGAAGCGACGGTAAAGGGCGTGTGACACGGAAAGCACCTCCCGGTCCGTCTCGTCCCCCGCCCCTAGGATGATCTGGGTGGTCTGCCCCCCCTTCAACTGCCCCAGGGCCTTCAGCTCCTCCGCCATGGACGCCACCTTCCCCATGGGCCCCAGTATGGCGGGAGCCTCCTTCTGAGGGGCCAGCAGCTTCAGCATGTCGTCCCGCGGCACCTCCAGGTTCACGCTCACCCGGGTGGCCAGGGAACAGAGCTGTCCTATGAGACCCCATGAGGCGCCGGGTATCACCTTGGCGTGCACGTAACCCCCGAAGCCCATCTCACGGCGGATGAGCCTTAAGGCCTCCAGCATCCTCTCCATGGTCCTGTCGGGGGAGATATCCACCGCGGAGCTGAGGAACAGCCCCTCCACCACACCGCCCCTTAACAGATCCTCGAAGATGGACGCCAGCTCCCGGGGCTCGAAGGATGCCCTGGGCACCGGGGCGCTGGCGCGGTTCACGCAGTAGGCGCAGTCGTAGGCACACCGGTTGCTCATCAGCACCTTCAGCACCCGGCACCGGTTGGCGAGCCATACCCCCGGAACGAGGCCCGCCTCGTGCCTCTCCCTCACGGGGGCGCAGGAGGCGTCGAACCGGGCGGACTCGCCTAGGATCTTGAGCTTCTCCATCCTGTCCAGCTTCCTCGAGCCCCCCTTTGTTGGTATCTCTATGTAATTATATTGCCTTTGATGATGTCAATCAATTGGCTTGAGCCCCCTTGTCTTCGTAAGCTCCGCAAGGATCAAGGAAGCCCCTCTTGCGGACCACGTGGGCCGTTAATGCCCCCAGGATGGAGCCCGGCACGCTGCTGGCGGCGAACCCCAGGGCGAGGAATCGAAATGGCACGTCCTTCCCCATGGCGGGCCCCACGAAGGCGGAGGCCAGGTAAGCCCCGGCTATGCATGTGCCCATCATCTCGAAGACGGCCGCCCCGATGGGGCGCCTTAGGAGCCTCGCCCCAATCCCCGCCATGATCGCCCCGGGTATGCTTCCAGGAAAGGCGAAGAGGGTGCCGGTCCCCAAGGCCACCCTGAGCAGGCTCCCAGCGGCGGCGCACCCCGCCGCCCACCAGGGCCCCAGGAGAACTCCCGCCAGCACGTTAATACCATGCTGAAAGGGGTAGCACTTGGCGGGGCCTAAGGGAAACCAAAACCCCGAAAGGGCAACCGCCGTCCCCGCCAGGAGCCCCGCAACGGCAAGGCGCTTTGTGGCGGGGGAACTGAGAACTTTACGCCCCTCATCTACCTTCATGGAACAATCCTCCCCTTGTCTTAATTCTATAGCAGCTCTGAGTCGGGGCTTCCTCTGCCCCTGACCGCAGCGCATAATAGCCCCGGTGGGTTAACATCAGCCCCTTACCGCCGTGAGGGCCCCTTTCACCGCCCCTTCCCTCACGCCAAAAGGCCCGAAGAGCCCTCCGCACATGGCTATCCCCGCAACCCCCGCCCCCTTAAGGGCCGCCACGTTGTCTTCGTTTATCCCCCCTATGGCCACGCAGGGGATCTTAACCGCCCGCGCCACCCGGGCTATGCCTTGGGGCCCTATGACCACCGTGTCGTCCTTGGTGGGGGAGGGGAAGGCGGCGCCGGCTCCGATGTATGAGGCCCCATCTAGTTCCGCCCTTGCGGCGTCCTCCGGGATCCTGGCGGTTGCCCCGATGATGAAACCCTCCGGGGCTATCCGCCGGGCCTCCCCTATGGGGAGGTCCCTCTGCCCCAGGTGCACCCCCTGGGCCCTAGCCGCCAGCGCCACGTCCAGCCGGTCGTTCACCAGGATGAGACAGCCCAGGGGGCCGCAGGCCTCCACGAGGCCTCTGGCGATCCGGTACACGTCCATCCCGTCAAGGCCCTTGCAGCGAAGCTGAAGGGACTTCACCCCCTTGGAGGCGGCCTCAAGGGCTAGGTCCACGATCTTACGGGGCTCCCCCAGGGAGGAGTCCAGGATTCCGTATACCGCCAGCTTCCGGGACAGATCCCACTGGTTTAGCATTCCACCACCTCCAGTCTCTCAAGGGCGCTCTCCACTTCCGACCCTTCCCCGGCCCCGTGATGGCACAGGAAGAGGAAGTCCAGCACGTGCTTAAGGAAACCCTCGGGGCCTGAGGCAGGCGCTGTCCATTGGGCCCACTGGGCGGCGGCCTTGAAGAGGGCGCATCCCCACACCGCCGCCCTGTAGGGCTCTACATTGGCCCCCATGGCGCAGACCATGACGGATCCCAAGGCGCACCCAAGCCCCGGCACCGCGGCCCCCATGGGGCTTCCGCCGCTTATCACCGCCCCCCTCCCATCGAAGGCCACCACGTCGGCTTCGCCGGTGGCCGCCACGCAGCACCGAAACCTATTGGACAGCTCCAGCGCCAGCTTCAGCGCCTCTTGCGCGTCCATCCTACCTTGGGCCGCGTCAACCCCCGAGGGCTCCCAAACCCTGCCACACGCCAGCGCCAGGACCTCCCCGTAATTGCCCTTCACCACCTGCGGCCCCGAGTGGCAAAGGCTAAGCCCCACGCGGAGCCGCCCCTCAAAGGAAGAACACCCCACCGGGTCAAGTAGAAAGGGTTTCCGCTGCCCCTTGAAAAGCTTTGCCGCCAGCTGGTATGCCCTCTCCGAGTGCTCCGCCGGCGTGCCCAGGTTGATTAGCCCCGATTGGGCCATGGCGGAGGCCTCGGGCAGTTCCGCCGGCAGGTCCGTCATGATGGCCCTTCCCTTAAGGGCGTAACAGGCCTTGGCCTGCAGCGCCGAGGCCACCCGGTTGGTGACGTGGTGCACCAGCGGGGACCGCCGGGCCACCTCAAGGGCTATCCCTCTAAGCTCGTTTCCGTCCATGGCATCCTCACATGGTGCCCAAGGCACCCGTGCCCTTTGCCGAAGGCCTTCCCCCAGAGGATCGCGTTCCTCACGTACTCCCGCCCCCTGGTGACCGCGGTCTTCAGATCGCTTCCCGCCGCCAGCTCCGCCGCTATGGCGCTGCTTAAGGCGCAGCCGGTGCCGTGGTCGTTGGCCGAGTCTATCCGCAGGTCCTCGAACATCACCGCCTCTTGCTGCGTAACCAGCACGTCCAGTATCCCGTCCCCCGTAAGGTGTCCTCCCTTAAGCAGAACCCCCTTGGCCCCCAGCTCCATGAGGCGGGACGCCGCCTGGGGCATGTCCCGGCTTGTAAGGGATCCCCTTGGGAGGTTGAGCAGCCGCTCCCCCTCCGGAAGGTTTGGGGTTATGAGGTCCGCCATGGGGATGAGCCGTTCCTTAAGTGCCCTCTCAGCCCCCGCCTCCATGAGGCTGTGTCCGCTCTGGGACACCATTACGGGGTCCAGCACGATGGGCCCCCGGAAACCATGCAGCTCATCCGCCACCGCTTCTATGGTGGTGCTGGAGGACAGCATGCCTATCTTCACCGCCCCCACCGGGAAGTCCTCCAGCACCGCCCGGATCTGCTCCCTCACGGACCTCTCCGACAGGTTCTCCACGTGGAACACCCCCGTGGAGTTCTGGGCGGTAACCGCGGTTATGACGCAGGTGCCGAACACCTTAAGGGCCATGAAGGTCTTGAGGTCCCCCTGGATGCCCGCCCCGCCGCCGGAGTCGCTGCCCGCTATGGTCAAAGCCACTCCTCGAAACAACGAAGATCACCCCTTCAAGACGGATTTGCCGCCTTGCTTCGCCGGGGAACCCTTTTTAAGAAGCCTGAACGCGCCGCTGCGAGCAGGAAAGAGGGAAGAGGCCTTGGGGCTTTCGCCCCCTTGGGTATGTAAGGATCATCCTTCGCTCCCTACGCCGGCATTACCCGGATCAGGTTCTTGGGGTCGAGGGCCCATGCCCTCCTCTCAGCCCCTTGGGGCTCCCCCGGAAAGCTTTTATGAAAGGCATCAGCCTTTGGCTGGCTTAAGTAATTTAATACCCCTTAACCTCAATTAGGTCAAGGCCGGAAGACGAAGCCCAAAGGCGGTTATGGACTTGACTTCCCGTGATGGCGTATCATGGGCGTTGACTTTGCCTTGATCGAATGGAGTGTGGAAGTTGAAACCGAAGAAGGCTTTGATAACCGGCATAACTGGGCAGGACGGGGCTTACCTGGCGGAGTTCCTCCTGTCCAAGGGGTACCAGGTGCACGGCGTAAAGCGCCGGTCCTCCCTTTTCAACACCGGAAGAATAGACCACCTTTACGAGGACCCCCACGTGGAGAACCGGCGCCTCATCCTCCACTACGGGGATCTCACCGACTCGTCCAGCATAATAAGGGTCCTTCAGGAGGTACAGCCCGACGAGATATACAACCTCGGGGCCCAGAGCCACGTAAAGGTGTCCTTCGAGACCCCGGAGTATACCGCCAACGGGGACGGCATAGGGGTCTTGAGGATCCTGGAGGCCATGAGGATACTTGGCATGGAACGTTCCTGCCGGTTCTACCAGGC
Coding sequences within it:
- the thiW gene encoding energy coupling factor transporter S component ThiW, giving the protein MKVDEGRKVLSSPATKRLAVAGLLAGTAVALSGFWFPLGPAKCYPFQHGINVLAGVLLGPWWAAGCAAAGSLLRVALGTGTLFAFPGSIPGAIMAGIGARLLRRPIGAAVFEMMGTCIAGAYLASAFVGPAMGKDVPFRFLALGFAASSVPGSILGALTAHVVRKRGFLDPCGAYEDKGAQAN
- the thiE gene encoding thiamine phosphate synthase, whose translation is MLNQWDLSRKLAVYGILDSSLGEPRKIVDLALEAASKGVKSLQLRCKGLDGMDVYRIARGLVEACGPLGCLILVNDRLDVALAARAQGVHLGQRDLPIGEARRIAPEGFIIGATARIPEDAARAELDGASYIGAGAAFPSPTKDDTVVIGPQGIARVARAVKIPCVAIGGINEDNVAALKGAGVAGIAMCGGLFGPFGVREGAVKGALTAVRG
- a CDS encoding hydroxyethylthiazole kinase — protein: MDGNELRGIALEVARRSPLVHHVTNRVASALQAKACYALKGRAIMTDLPAELPEASAMAQSGLINLGTPAEHSERAYQLAAKLFKGQRKPFLLDPVGCSSFEGRLRVGLSLCHSGPQVVKGNYGEVLALACGRVWEPSGVDAAQGRMDAQEALKLALELSNRFRCCVAATGEADVVAFDGRGAVISGGSPMGAAVPGLGCALGSVMVCAMGANVEPYRAAVWGCALFKAAAQWAQWTAPASGPEGFLKHVLDFLFLCHHGAGEGSEVESALERLEVVEC
- the thiD gene encoding bifunctional hydroxymethylpyrimidine kinase/phosphomethylpyrimidine kinase, which encodes MFRGVALTIAGSDSGGGAGIQGDLKTFMALKVFGTCVITAVTAQNSTGVFHVENLSERSVREQIRAVLEDFPVGAVKIGMLSSSTTIEAVADELHGFRGPIVLDPVMVSQSGHSLMEAGAERALKERLIPMADLITPNLPEGERLLNLPRGSLTSRDMPQAASRLMELGAKGVLLKGGHLTGDGILDVLVTQQEAVMFEDLRIDSANDHGTGCALSSAIAAELAAGSDLKTAVTRGREYVRNAILWGKAFGKGHGCLGHHVRMPWTETSLEG